The following are encoded in a window of Chitinophagaceae bacterium genomic DNA:
- a CDS encoding choice-of-anchor J domain-containing protein, which produces MNKILKTLTAVILVASISLLSACKKSFDNPPGAADPAIVANTSIKALKALHTSSGAYDVITSDLVISGVVVADDKSGNLYKQLYIQDATGGLQILLDATNLYGTYPVGRRIFIKCKDLCISDYNGTMELGVKATVAGLPSLEGIPGNLISKYVVGGSINNPVTPIVVTQNQLGTGMQDQYLGSLIQLDGYEFGDTTVTFSDTSVYKSTVNLDIKNCAGQTIIIRTSAYANFAGKKVPGGNGSVVAIYTTFGSTRQLILRNAEDVQFAGGRCNLFEEYFSSLTSSDNNLDFTFPGWKNIAPNATALYKNAVFGTSGKCVKVTAFGTGLNADTAWLITPPIALPAATTPQLQFSTAYQFATGPTTIHAFVSTNYNGGNTPNTATWTQVSNNAQIPGNTATNNSSTYSSFANTGNISLAAYAGQTVYIAFKYTGSVSLGRTTNFEVDDVRVTRQ; this is translated from the coding sequence ATGAATAAGATCTTAAAAACACTGACGGCAGTAATCCTGGTTGCTTCAATCAGCCTGTTGAGTGCATGTAAGAAAAGTTTTGATAACCCGCCCGGCGCAGCAGACCCTGCCATCGTGGCCAATACTTCCATCAAAGCGCTTAAAGCCTTACATACCTCTTCCGGTGCGTATGATGTGATCACGTCCGACCTGGTGATTTCAGGGGTGGTGGTCGCCGATGATAAGAGTGGTAACCTGTATAAGCAACTATATATTCAGGATGCAACCGGTGGTTTACAGATACTGCTTGACGCAACCAATCTTTACGGAACATACCCGGTAGGCCGCCGCATCTTCATCAAATGTAAAGACCTTTGCATCAGCGACTATAACGGAACGATGGAACTGGGTGTTAAGGCAACGGTTGCCGGTTTACCCTCCCTCGAAGGGATCCCCGGGAACCTGATCAGCAAATATGTTGTGGGCGGTTCTATTAACAACCCGGTTACCCCGATCGTGGTTACTCAAAACCAGCTGGGAACCGGTATGCAGGACCAGTACCTGGGTTCATTGATACAACTGGATGGCTATGAGTTCGGTGACACCACCGTGACCTTTTCCGATACATCTGTATATAAAAGCACGGTGAATCTTGATATTAAGAACTGTGCCGGCCAAACGATCATTATCCGCACAAGCGCCTATGCAAATTTTGCCGGAAAGAAAGTGCCGGGAGGAAACGGAAGCGTAGTGGCTATTTACACCACATTCGGTTCCACAAGACAATTGATCCTGCGTAATGCCGAAGACGTGCAGTTCGCCGGGGGTCGTTGCAACCTGTTTGAAGAATATTTCAGTTCACTTACGAGTTCAGACAACAACCTTGATTTTACGTTCCCGGGGTGGAAGAATATTGCACCCAATGCAACCGCATTATATAAGAATGCCGTATTCGGAACATCCGGAAAATGTGTGAAGGTTACTGCCTTCGGAACCGGCTTGAATGCGGATACTGCATGGCTCATCACCCCACCCATTGCATTACCTGCCGCTACCACGCCTCAACTGCAGTTCAGTACGGCTTACCAGTTTGCAACCGGCCCTACCACCATTCATGCTTTTGTATCTACCAATTACAACGGAGGCAATACACCGAATACGGCAACATGGACACAGGTGAGTAACAATGCACAGATCCCGGGTAACACGGCAACCAACAATTCAAGCACATACAGCTCATTTGCCAATACGGGTAATATCAGCCTGGCTGCCTATGCCGGCCAGACAGTGTATATCGCTTTTAAATACACAGGAAGTGTATCGCTGGGAAGAACCACCAATTTTGAAGTGGATGATGTACGGGTGACAAGACAGTAA
- a CDS encoding TonB-dependent receptor has product MMPKTKNCLLMVMLAGLFLPPAFSQVTKQKDTIPARDTIIEILKDNMQDNIPLISLDENDAQDGSAQNISSQLSAGRDPFLNAATFKFSAVRFRIRGYDADQFGTYINGIPMENLDNGFTPYGQWGGLNDVLRNRESTLGLMATTFAYGDMGGLNSFDTRASHQRKQTSINYASSNRNYSNRIMITHSTGLNNKGWAFTVSGSHRWADEGYSDGTYYDGWSFFGGIDKRFNDRHLLSFVAFATPTENGRQGASVAEMINIAGDNFYNPYWGYQNGKKRNASVARSFQPIGILTHDWKISDKTTLVTAGSVTYGNRSVTGLDWYNAADPRPDYYRYLPSYQLDPNFAEQVRQEMMNDVNKRQINWDVLYNTNYNSYDIVRNAFGITGNDVAGKRSRYILEERVVNTLKYIFNSTLNSTISENASLSAGITYQSQRNNYFKRVEDLLGGDFYVDVNQFGERDFPTNPNAGQNNLNIPNRIVGEGDKFGYNYDINIKKGSVWLQGVFKFRRIDVFVATEHSYTSFFRYGNVKSGLFPNNSYGKSATYNFYNSGIKGGITYKIDGRNYLFANGSYGSRAPFFENAFIAPRTRDFVQDNLKSEEMLTVEGGYVMNAPKLKIRATGYYSQFKNQLDVITFYHDEYRNFVNYAINNIGRVHTGFEFGAEAKIYKGLSLTAAAAVGKYYYNTRQRATVTIDNSSEVLSRNDVVYSKNFYVPTPQQAYTIGLDYRSPRFWFINVNFNYFDKMFLNINPIRRTESAVSGVAEGSELWHQIVDQTKLKSQYTLDAFAGYSWLMNRKFHNLKKRTFLVFNVGVNNILNNRDVVSGGFEQLRFDFAGKNVNKFPERRFYAYGINYFASMGIRF; this is encoded by the coding sequence ATGATGCCAAAAACCAAAAATTGCCTGCTTATGGTGATGCTTGCGGGGCTGTTTCTCCCCCCTGCATTTTCCCAGGTAACAAAGCAAAAAGATACCATTCCGGCCCGCGATACCATCATTGAAATACTGAAGGATAATATGCAGGACAATATCCCGTTGATTTCCCTGGATGAGAACGACGCACAGGACGGGAGTGCCCAGAACATTTCATCCCAGTTAAGTGCCGGCCGTGACCCTTTTTTAAATGCCGCTACCTTTAAATTCAGCGCCGTACGTTTCCGGATCAGGGGATATGATGCAGACCAGTTTGGTACCTATATCAACGGGATCCCCATGGAAAACCTGGATAATGGTTTTACACCCTACGGACAATGGGGCGGGTTGAATGATGTGCTGCGTAACCGGGAATCAACCCTGGGACTGATGGCAACAACCTTTGCATACGGTGATATGGGCGGGCTGAATTCCTTTGACACCCGTGCCTCACACCAGCGTAAACAAACCAGCATCAACTATGCTTCATCAAACCGCAATTATTCAAACCGCATCATGATAACCCATTCAACCGGTTTGAATAATAAAGGCTGGGCCTTCACTGTTTCGGGTTCCCACCGCTGGGCCGATGAAGGATACAGCGATGGTACCTATTATGATGGCTGGTCTTTTTTTGGCGGCATAGATAAACGGTTTAACGACAGGCACCTGCTTTCCTTTGTTGCTTTTGCCACACCAACGGAAAATGGCCGGCAAGGTGCATCTGTTGCTGAAATGATAAATATTGCCGGCGATAATTTTTATAATCCCTACTGGGGTTATCAAAACGGCAAAAAGAGAAATGCCAGTGTGGCCAGGTCTTTCCAACCCATCGGCATACTGACCCACGACTGGAAAATATCTGATAAAACAACCTTGGTGACCGCAGGTTCGGTTACGTACGGCAACAGGAGCGTGACGGGGCTTGACTGGTACAACGCCGCAGACCCAAGGCCCGATTACTACCGCTACCTGCCCAGTTACCAGCTTGATCCGAATTTTGCAGAACAGGTAAGGCAGGAGATGATGAACGATGTGAACAAACGCCAGATTAACTGGGACGTGCTGTATAACACAAACTATAACTCGTACGATATCGTGCGCAATGCCTTTGGCATCACCGGCAATGACGTGGCAGGTAAAAGATCACGTTATATCCTGGAAGAACGCGTGGTGAACACCTTGAAATATATTTTCAACAGTACCCTCAACAGCACCATTTCTGAAAACGCTTCTTTATCTGCCGGTATCACGTATCAATCGCAGCGGAATAATTATTTTAAAAGGGTAGAAGACCTTTTGGGGGGTGATTTTTATGTGGATGTGAACCAGTTTGGAGAAAGGGATTTCCCCACAAACCCCAATGCGGGGCAAAATAACCTGAACATACCTAACCGTATTGTAGGCGAAGGCGATAAATTCGGATACAATTACGACATCAATATCAAGAAAGGTTCCGTATGGCTGCAGGGTGTTTTCAAGTTCCGCAGGATCGATGTTTTTGTTGCCACCGAACATTCTTATACCAGTTTCTTCCGTTATGGGAATGTAAAAAGCGGGTTGTTCCCCAATAACTCGTATGGAAAATCAGCCACCTATAACTTTTACAATTCAGGCATCAAGGGAGGCATAACCTATAAAATAGACGGGCGTAATTACCTGTTTGCAAACGGGTCCTATGGTTCCCGTGCACCTTTCTTCGAGAATGCATTCATTGCACCCCGTACCAGGGATTTTGTACAGGATAACCTGAAATCGGAAGAGATGCTGACCGTGGAAGGCGGTTATGTGATGAATGCGCCCAAACTGAAGATACGGGCCACCGGTTACTACAGCCAGTTCAAGAACCAGCTTGATGTGATCACCTTTTATCACGACGAGTACAGGAATTTTGTGAACTACGCCATAAACAATATCGGAAGGGTACATACCGGGTTTGAATTCGGCGCAGAAGCAAAGATCTATAAGGGATTAAGCCTTACGGCTGCTGCTGCCGTTGGAAAATATTATTACAATACCCGCCAGCGGGCTACCGTAACCATCGATAACAGTTCGGAGGTCTTATCAAGGAATGACGTGGTGTATTCCAAAAACTTTTATGTACCTACTCCACAGCAGGCATATACCATCGGGCTGGATTACCGTTCACCCCGGTTCTGGTTCATCAATGTCAACTTCAATTATTTTGATAAGATGTTCCTGAACATTAATCCCATCCGCCGGACAGAAAGTGCAGTAAGCGGCGTGGCAGAAGGTTCTGAATTGTGGCACCAGATCGTGGACCAGACCAAACTGAAATCCCAATATACCCTGGATGCATTTGCCGGTTACTCCTGGCTGATGAACCGGAAATTCCACAACCTGAAGAAAAGGACCTTCCTGGTATTTAACGTAGGGGTAAATAATATCCTCAACAATCGGGATGTGGTATCGGGCGGTTTTGAGCAACTGCGTTTTGACTTTGCAGGAAAGAACGTAAACAAGTTCCCGGAAAGGAGGTTCTATGCATACGGTATTAACTATTTTGCCAGCATGGGCATCCGTTTTTAA